In one window of Porites lutea chromosome 8, jaPorLute2.1, whole genome shotgun sequence DNA:
- the LOC140945537 gene encoding melatonin receptor type 1A-like encodes MQVESLDSRASAIVFIEVVICLVINITSLVGNILVCLSVYRNSRLRTSTNLYIIGLAIADLLSAIIVMPFTTIVLISGDWILGPFLCDLHAFVMNFVLFVSPTTMALTAFNRYIRIVKPGKYMTVFSKRRSVMMLGSAWAFVAFYVAIPKLSGLQDYGFVPGYALCHLFHLSDSGSVVHYIAVITLFLITPFTVAIVCYFKVSKAIRQHNLDIAPGLQLRRSRYHITIHEIKISKSLFVVVLAFILCWIPAWAVAMVIRFRLLEAIPRGVQLFCSLSIYTSSAVNPFIYSGMNRSFRQEFKKILKCRSVVTPA; translated from the coding sequence ATGCAGGTAGAGTCTCTTGATTCCAGAGCATCTGCAATTGTATTCATTGAAGTCGTCATTTGTCTGGTCATAAACATCACATCACTTGTGGGAAACATCTTGGTGTGTTTGTCGGTATACAGAAACAGCCGCCTTCGGACTAGCACTAACCTGTACATCATAGGACTTGCTATTGCCGATCTCCTGTCTGCAATTATTGTCATGCCCTTTACGACTATTGTTCTCATCTCTGGTGATTGGATTCTTGGGCCTTTTCTCTGCGATCTACACGCTTTTGTGatgaattttgttcttttcgTGTCCCCGACTACCATGGCTCTCACGGCGTTTAACAGATACATAAGAATTGTGAAACCAGGAAAGTACATGACCGTCTTCTCCAAGCGACGATCTGTAATGATGTTAGGGAGCGCATGGGCCTTTGTCGCGTTCTACGTTGCCATTCCAAAGCTTTCAGGTTTACAAGATTATGGCTTCGTTCCTGGCTATGCCCTATGTCACCTGTTTCATCTGAGTGACAGTGGCTCTGTCGTACACTATATTGCAGTAATTACTTTGTTTTTGATAACGCCATTTACTGTTGCAATCGTATGCTACTTCAAGGTCTCCAAAGCGATTCGCCAACACAACCTAGATATTGCTCCAGGCCTCCAATTGAGAAGGTCGCGGTATCACATTACAATACATGAGATAAAAATCAGTAAATCTCTGTTTGTCGTAGTACTCGCGTTTATATTGTGTTGGATACCCGCATGGGCCGTTGCTATGGTTATCCGATTTCGTCTTTTAGAAGCTATTCCTCGGGGTGTACAACTGTTCTGCTCTCTCTCCATCTACACCTCTAGTGCGGTTAACCCCTTTATATACTCTGGTATGAATCGTTCCTTCAGACAGGAATTTAAGAAGATTTTGAAGTGCAGAAGTGTTGTCACACCAGCCTGA